A single Aspergillus chevalieri M1 DNA, chromosome 3, nearly complete sequence DNA region contains:
- a CDS encoding hemerythrin domain-containing protein (COG:S;~EggNog:ENOG410PP6I;~InterPro:IPR012312;~PFAM:PF01814), producing MVLIQQNGIDRADTESDRMDMFHNNFRGMWNELYSACAENKRRRGQSIRAFLSLAKSFCYQLTMHHTIEERHLFPELAVRMPEFRKELSLLSQHHEIHQGLEKLKAYVTKCRTGETELQLTHMKALMDNFGGVLWAHLNDEVMALGAENMRKYWNLHEMALLYR from the exons ATGGTGTTAATACAACAAAATGGAATTGATAGAGCAGACACTGAAT CAGACCGTATGGACATGTTC CATAATAATTTTCGTGGGATGTGGAACGAGCTTTACAGCGCTTGCGCCGAGAACAAGCGCCGCAGAGGCCAATCGATACGCGCATTCCTCAGCCTCGCCAAGTCGTTCTGCTATCAACTCACTATGCATCACACAATCGAAGAGCGGCACCTTTTCCCCGAACTAGCCGTGAGAATGCCAGAGTTTCGCAAGGAGCTTAGCTTACTCAGCCAGCATCACGAGATTCATCAGGGACTGGAGAAATTGAAAGCATACGTGACCAAGTGTCGTACTGGCGAGACAGAGCTACAGCTGACACATATGAAAGCCTTGATGGATAACTTTGGTGGTGTTTTGTGGGCACATTTGAATGACGAGGTCATGGCCCTGGGTGCGGAGAATATGAGGAAGTATTGGAATTTACATGAAATGGCCCTCTTGTATCGATGA
- a CDS encoding uncharacterized protein (COG:S;~EggNog:ENOG410PMWZ), with protein MAQMLVAQRAVQMADHGQVEHPADALEAMRERFLLPGVAAPFNWLTRAAHVWQAHPEHHHQSGIYLLER; from the coding sequence ATGGCCCAGATGCTGGTGGCGCAGCGCGCGGTGCAGATGGCGGACCATGGTCAGGTTGAGCACCCGGCAGATGCCCTGGAGGCCATGCGGGAGCGGTTCCTCCTCCCGGGGGTGGCTGCCCCCTTCAACTGGCTCACACGGGCTGCGCACGTTTGGCAAGCGCATCcagaacaccaccaccagtctgGGATATATCTACTGGAGCGATGA
- a CDS encoding uncharacterized protein (COG:S;~EggNog:ENOG410PZ3X;~InterPro:IPR032567) gives MTTFSAEISDHESNDQTDGNMGDNIHSGGTTTPVPQDLVAVIAGLQRQLQQMEERRIEDLRRLKEELTSPPREPLPQPTIEEIAPQPMADPVRRPRPKLTDPEVFDGRNRSLYRPFRSKLRAKLEVDKEALGNAYDRMWYAFGRLTDGAAMQVLPWMERFAKKGATESQLDGMLDQMDFIFLDRNLEEKAVRDLASLKQNNKPFTVFLTEFNRLLMEADGHNWPENTKRSYLDNALNREMNTRLETVEKKNGFEDYCRQLQQIADRMEKNQLRYSRNNKHTTSTSPAHPVNTTRASSPPQDMDWEPTTTTSARSQPRRVAKHVSREEMERRRQERRCLRCGDSTHFISHCPYDSPRNSTRMARSHIHGPELEDEEEQLREQPKLGKE, from the coding sequence atgaccacattttcagcggaaatcagcgaccacgagtcaaacgaccaaaccgacggcaacatgggagacaatatacactcaggagggaccaccactcctgtcccacaagatcttgtcgcagttattgcaggacttcaacgacaactgcaacaaatggaagaacggcggattgaagatcttcgtcgtctcaaagaagagttgacgagcccacccagagagcccttgccacaaccgactattgaagagatagccccccaaccaatggcggaccctgttaggagacctcgacccaagctgacagacccagaagtctttgatggtcgaaaccgaagtctctaccgtccgtttcgaagcaagctgcgcgctaaacttgaggtcgataaagaagccttgggcaatgcctatgatcgtatgtggtatgcttttggccgtctaacagatggggctgctatgcaggtgctgccctggatggagcggtttgctaagaaaggagctactgagagccagctggacggaatgcttgatcaaatggacttcatctttctggaccggaatctggaggagaaggctgtacgagaccttgcaagcttgaaacagaacaacaagcccttcacagtctttctcactgagttcaaccgactactcatggaagctgatggccataactggcctgaaaacacaaaaaggtcctacctagacaatgcattaaaccgtgagatgaacacacgccttgaaactgttgaaaagaaaaatggatttgaagactattgccgccagctacagcagattgcggaccggatggagaagaaccaattgcggtactcacggaacaataagcataccacctcaacttctccagctcaccctgtgaataccacccgtgcttcctctccaccccaagatatggactgggaacccacaacaacaacttctgcacgcagccaacctcgacgcgtggctaagcatgtatcacgagaagaaatggaacgccgcagacaagaacgacgttgccttcgttgtggtgactccacgcattttatctcccattgcccctacgacagtcctaggaacagtacccgcatggctcgctcacacattcatgggccggaacttgaagatgaagaagagcagttgagggaacaacccaagctgggaaaagaatag
- a CDS encoding uncharacterized protein (COG:S;~EggNog:ENOG410PND0;~InterPro:IPR036291,IPR008030;~PFAM:PF13460,PF05368) codes for MSKILTVVGATGVQGGSVVSSALKSGAYKVRGVTRNVKSAAAEALAAQGVEMVAADANDLASLIKAFEGSHAIFVVTDFFASFATHGVEETVAIESTQGINCAKAASKIATLEHYIWSTLPDNQKISGGKYSVPHFESKVKVDQYIRQDKALLSKTTFLFITYYATNILMPMFTLNLFKTAGKHVQLLPIAEDTPITTLGATAINTGIYVLAILQQPHLTLPARTVLAETETRTAKDIVKLWSEVSGNPAEFASVSLDHYNNLWPKWGREVGLMLQFWDYAREKSWIAEDTVIKKEHLNISGLVGMKEVFSGIDWATL; via the exons ATGTCTAAGATTCTCACTGTTGTTGGTGCTACTGGAGTCCAAGGCGGCTCTGTGGTTTCCTCTGCTTTGAAGTCTGGTGCCTACAAGGTCCGCGGTGTTACTCGCAACGTTAAGAGTGCCGCGGCCGAGGCCTTGGCCGCACAGGGTGTTGAGATGGTAGCTGCAGACGCCAATGATCTCGCAAGCCTCATCAAAGCATTTGAA GGATCTCACGCCATTTTTGTTGTCACCGATTTCTTTGCCTCTTTCGCGACGCACGGAGTTGAGGAAACGGTTGCCATTGAGTCTACGCAGGGAATCAATTGCGCAAAGGCCGCATCCAAGATTGCTACACTTGAGCATTACATCTGGAGTACTCTCCCGGACAACCAAAAGATCTCCGGCGGCAAATACTCCGTGCCTCACTTTGAAAGCAAGGTTAAGGTTGATCAGTACATTCGACAGGATAAGGCTTTGCTGAGCAAGACtactttcctcttcattacTTACTATGCGACAAACATTCTTATGCCTATGTTTACGCTTAACTTATTT AAAACCGCTGGTAAGCACGTCCAGCTGCTGCCTATCGCCGAGGATACCCCCATTACTACCCTTGGCGCGACAGCAATCAACACTGGAATCTACGTCCTTGCCATCCTCCAACAGCCCCACCTCACCCTGCCTGCCAGGACTGTCCTTGCCGAGACCGAGACACGGACCGCCAAGGATATTGTGAAGCTCTGGTCCGAGGTCTCTGGAAATCCTGCTGAATTTGCATCGGTTTCCCTTGACCACTACAATAACTTGTGGCCCAAATGGGGTCGTGAGGTTGGTCTCATGCTGCAGTTCTGGGATTACGCTCGTGAGAAGAGCTGGATCGCTGAGGACACGGTTATCAAGAAGGAGCACTTGAACATCTCTGGCCTGGTGGGCATGAAGGAAGTCTTTTCTGGAATCGACTGGGCCACCTTGTGA
- a CDS encoding uncharacterized protein (COG:S;~EggNog:ENOG410QEA6;~InterPro:IPR022698,IPR013087;~PFAM:PF12013): MDLFLYNDTHRLWICGPCGFAVRPAHLAAHLANRHPKHPSAATPALRRAACALMLKRPCWDPAREPDRPVPPPPAPGSPPVPGLPVHPGYRCPHPDCAYIVCNPESLLRHRTRIHADRRPRGRQPPASQVSPLPLYRTVSCQRFFPSGAGSGFFQVTPPAHTERARQAATMGEVEFIRRQVAGALAEDAAAAEAGAQQVPDPDAKAPTEISPWLELTRWPEFLHGHAFTAVAPLAAPPDPTAEPLLTVFSASVERLIEAAYQSIKTRRINEFDQIRINSFLQRPRVWDRPILIQLRPSTYRAYRQVWQRLICFAYRTSRPNAAVQLGHQLTTAQLAALDRMETAAAELLSLPSPPLCTPGPGAADHPPWTTGGGPWVVIQTPRGGSGSGPGGGPEDRAAPCSI, from the exons ATGGACCTCTTCCTCTACAACGACACCCATCGCCTGTGGATCTGTGGTCCCTGTGGATTCGCCGTGCGGCCCGCCCATCTCGCCGCCCACCTGGCCAACCGCCATCCCAAGCATCCCTCCGCGGCCACCCCGGCCCTCCGCCGGGCCGCCTGTGCCCTGATGCTCAAGCGGCCCTGCTGGGACCCCGCGCGGGAGCCTGACCGTCCGGTCCCGCCGCCCCCGGCCCCGGGGAGTCCGCCGGTCCCGGGGCTCCCCGTCCACCCGGGCTATCGCTGCCCCCACCCCGACTGTGCCTACATCGTGTGCAATCCTGAGAGCCTCCTGCGGCACCGGACCCGGATCCATGCGGACCGTCGACCCCGGGGCCGACAGCCCCCGGCCAGCCAGGTGTCCCCGCTGCCCCTGTATCGGACCGTCAGCTGTCAgcgcttcttcccctccggtGCCGGCAGCGGTTTCTTCCAGGTCACCCCACCCGCGCACACGGAGCGGGCCCGCCAGGCGGCCACCATGGGTGAGGTGGAGTTCATCCGGAGGCAGGTGGCCGGGGCCCTCGCCGAGgacgcggcggcggcggaggccggGGCCCAGCAGGTGCCGGACCCGGATGCCAAAGCGCCCACCGAGATATCCCCCTGGCTGGAGCTCACCCGGTGGCCCGAGTTCCTGCATGGGCATGCCTTCACAGCGGTAGCCCCGCTGGCTGCACCACCGGATCCCACAGCTGAGCCCCTTCTGACAGTGTTCAGCGCCAGCGTCGAGCGGCTGATCGAGGCGGCCTACCAGTCCATCAAGACGCGGCGGATCAACGAGTTTGACCAG ATCCGAATCAACAGCTTCCTGCAACGGCCACGGGTGTGGGACCGGCCCATCCTGATCCAGCTCCGGCCCTCCACCTACCGGGCCTACCGGCAGGTCTGGCAGCGGCTGATCTGCTTCGCCTACCGCACCAGCCGCCCCAATGCAGCCGTGCAGCTCGGCCACCAGCTCACCACTGCACAGCTGGCGGCCctggaccggatggagacggCGGCAGCGGAGCTGCTGTCATTGCCCTCGCCACCACTCTGCACACCCGGGCCCGGGGCggcggatcatccaccatggaccacaGGAGGGGGCCCATGGGTCGTCATCCAGACGCCCCGTGGGGGATCGGGATCGGGACCCGGAGGGGGACCGGAGGACCGAGCGGCGCCATGCAGCATATGA
- a CDS encoding uncharacterized protein (COG:S;~EggNog:ENOG410Q1H7): MESKSRNCASCTRHGRKCEKRFHSDKEWRDLNREQDRIEKEIHEAEEASAKIFAKLMRLRRQQQFLKERGGRMLEHDSNLMERLDEEDPLSAEDLQELERLADEQEAAQLAAVSNDPSLTQMMNSPSFWENFDSAVAGGIPSPVGGNQSSSR; the protein is encoded by the coding sequence ATGGAATCCAAGAGTCGGAATTGTGCTTCTTGTACCCGTCATGGTCGGAAGTGTGAAAAACGATTTCATAGCGATAAGGAGTGGCGTGATCTTAATCGCGAGCAAGATCGTATTGAAAAAGAGATTCATGAGGCAGAGGAAGCTTCTGCCAAAATATTTGCGAAATTAAtgcgtcttcgtcgtcaacAGCAATTTCTCAAGGAGCGTGGTGGTCGTATGTTGGAGCATGATTCTAATCTTATGGAGCggttggatgaggaggatccCTTGAGTGCTGAGGATCTCCAAGAGCTTGAGCGTCTTGCTGATGAGCAAGAGGCTGCTCAACTTGCTGCTGTGTCAAACGATCCTAGTttgactcagatgatgaattctccttccttctgggagaacttcgattctgctgtcgctggtggtattccttcaccagttggtggcaaccagtcaagttcgcgatag
- a CDS encoding uncharacterized protein (COG:L;~EggNog:ENOG410PGPZ;~InterPro:IPR000477,IPR000953,IPR036397,IPR012337, IPR041373,IPR043502,IPR041588,IPR001584,IPR016197, IPR043128;~PFAM:PF17917,PF17919,PF00078,PF17921;~go_function: GO:0003676 - nucleic acid binding [Evidence IEA];~go_process: GO:0015074 - DNA integration [Evidence IEA]) produces MILGLAWIDDQQVFIDPNGPKLRFTNGIVVSSMEDQPQMDIQPIGANAFALWNRQKKKDSSVQIFAASLKDIEKALRPKLLTDPRTKLPPHYHKFLSVFDRKEADKQPPYRGPNIDHKIELNKNADGTTPEPPWGPLYNMSRDELLVLRKTLTELLEKNFIRVSNSPAAAPVLLVKKPGGGLRFCVDYRALNAITKKDRYPLPLINETLERIGKAKWFTKLDVIAAFHKIRVAAGDEWLTAFRTRFGLFEWLVTPFGLANAPSTFQRYVNWVLRDFLDEFASAYLDDILIFTDGTLSEHQEHVCKVLGRLQEAGLQIDIDKCEFEVKSTKYLGFIIEAGKGVSMDPAKVEAIMNWAAPTTVKGVRSFLGFANFYRRFIRNYSELTTPLTALTQKDKPFVWDDKCKESFQQLKRMFTTAPILMQFDPDRETVVETDSSGWATGGVLSQYDDDGVLRPCAYFSKKNTPAECNYQIHDKELLAIINALKEWESELISVVNFQILTDHRNLRYFTTMRRLNERQMRWADLLSRYNFTLHYRPGKLAGRPDALSRREQDVPVLGDERLKHREQRLFDPEILKDGPVEGSSKRGLVEEPHPINVSRILLAPVGMEPYNSEPSAPQGYEQANEPTNLNSERPSLEELLDMTLDEHWARVEPLDEKYGRIREAVQVGAHQFPRELGIKASISECSIEPNNRLCYRGRRWVPDIESLRTRLLQETHDSVLTGHPGRSAMYAILARRVYWPAISEDVRRFVRNCDKCSANNVWRDRRQGLLKPLPIPDRKWRYIAIDFIEKLPISNGYENIMVIVDRLGKGVIPIPCEKIDTYTVAQKLIQSFIGYHGIPASIVSDRGRQFTNEMWKRFCELLGIKRQLSTAYHAETDGQTERMNATIELFLRSFCDHTQSNWASLLPMAQLAICSRDAASTGVSPFFLDHGYHVDPFQLEEDVEINLSAPDLGTMRERGERIAAKLRGALDIATTELAVAQQKQEDYANRQRDVAPEYQVGQKVWLDLRNIQTERPSKKLGSRQAKFTVLEKIGSHAYRLNTPGTIHNVFHTALLRPAAMDPFPSQRKDDYQPPAEMINGNEEYMVERILDERFRRWGRGERHEFLVKYIGWQEPEWNDARNMEDTIALDDWETYKTMNGIVVQSALSIPNEPPHAGGRSRRRRGRGVM; encoded by the coding sequence atgattttaggccttgcatggatagacgaccaacaagtgtttatcgacccgaatggtccgaaattgcgcttcacaaatggcattgttgttagcagcatggaagatcaaccacaaatggatatccagcccatcggggcgaacgcttttgcactatggaaccgacaaaagaaaaaggacagcagcgtacagattttcgccgcaagtttaaaggacattgagaaagcattacgacccaaattgctgacagacccccgcaccaaactaccacctcattaccataaattcctatcagtatttgaccggaaggaagctgacaagcaaccaccatatcgaggaccaaatatcgaccataagattgaactcaataagaacgctgatggaacgacccctgaacctccatggggccccctttataatatgtcaagggatgaactgcttgtgctacggaagacattgacagagttgttggaaaagaacttcatacgtgttagcaattcgcctgctgcagcacctgtattgcttgtcaagaaacctggtggaggcttgcgattttgtgttgactaccgagcactgaacgccattacaaagaaggaccgctaccccctaccactaattaatgaaacattggaaagaattgggaaagcaaaatggttcaccaagttggatgttattgctgcttttcacaagattcgtgtcgctgccggcgatgaatggttgaccgcattccgaactcgatttgggctgtttgaatggcttgtaacaccatttggactagccaatgcaccgagcaccttccaacgctatgttaattgggtcctacgagatttcctagatgaatttgcttctgcttaccttgacgacatcttgatatttacggatggaacattgtcagagcatcaagagcatgtctgcaaagtattaggccgtctccaagaggctggcttacagattgatattgataaatgcgaatttgaagtgaagtcaacaaaatatttaggattcattattgaggcaggaaaaggtgtcagcatggatccagcaaaggttgaagcaatcatgaactgggctgcccctaccactgtgaaaggtgtcaggtcatttttgggattcgcgaacttctacagacgtttcatccgaaactattctgaacttacaactccactaacagcgttgactcaaaaagataaaccctttgtgtgggatgataaatgcaaggaaagcttccaacagttaaaaaggatgtttacaacggcaccaatcctcatgcaatttgatccagaccgcgagactgtcgtcgagactgactcatcagggtgggccactggtggcgtactttcacagtatgatgatgatggtgtattacgaccttgcgcgtacttttccaagaaaaacactcctgcagagtgcaactaccagattcatgacaaggaacttttggcgatcatcaatgcattgaaagagtgggaatcagagctcatatcagtggtaaatttccagatactgacagaccatcgcaatctccgttattttactaccatgagacgactgaatgagagacagatgagatgggcagatctattgagccgatacaacttcacacttcattaccgaccagggaagcttgcagggcgccctgatgcactgtctcgacgagagcaggatgttcctgtattgggtgatgaacggctaaagcatcgcgaacaacgactattcgatcctgagatcctcaaggacggaccagtggaaggaagcagcaaaagaggactagttgaagaaccccatcctattaatgtgtcccggatccttctagcaccagtcggcatggagccctataacagtgagccaagcgcacctcaaggatatgaacaggcgaacgaacctaccaatctcaatagtgagcgaccatcgttggaagagctactggatatgactcttgatgaacattgggctcgggtagagccactagatgaaaagtatggtcgtatacgagaagcagtgcaagtaggagcacatcaattcccacgtgaactggggatcaaagcctcaatctcagaatgctctattgaaccgaacaaccgcttgtgctaccgaggccggcgatgggtccctgacattgaatctctgaggacaaggttgctacaagaaacacatgactcagtacttacaggccatccagggaggagcgcaatgtatgctatcctggcacgaagggtctactggcctgcaatctctgaggatgtcagacgatttgtacggaactgtgacaaatgcagtgccaacaatgtatggagagaccgccgacaaggcctactgaagcctctaccaattccagaccgaaaatggagatatattgcaattgacttcatcgagaagttaccaatctcaaatggttatgaaaacatcatggttattgtcgatcgccttggaaaaggtgtcatccccataccctgtgagaagatcgacacctacacagtagcacagaagcttattcagagtttcattggctatcatggcattccagccagtattgtatcagacagaggaagacaattcaccaatgagatgtggaagcgtttttgtgagctactggggatcaaacgacaattatcaactgcctaccacgctgaaaccgatggccaaactgagcgaatgaatgctactattgaactattcttgcgctcattctgtgatcacacacaatcgaactgggcgtcattgctaccaatggcacagcttgcaatatgcagccgggatgctgcctccacaggtgtcagtccattcttccttgaccacggctaccacgtcgatccctttcagttagaagaggatgttgaaatcaacctttcagcaccagacctgggcaccatgcgtgaacgaggtgaacgaattgcagccaagctaaggggagctcttgacatcgccacaacagaactggctgtcgcccaacagaaacaagaagactatgccaatcgtcaaagagatgtcgcccctgaataccaggttgggcagaaagtctggcttgacctgcgcaatatacaaacagaacgccctagcaagaaactgggaagcaggcaggcaaaatttactgtgttggaaaagattggatcccacgcctaccgcctcaacacaccaggcacaatccacaacgtgtttcatacagcgctcctccgcccagcggcaatggatcccttccctagccaacggaaagatgactaccaacctcctgcagaaatgatcaatgggaatgaagaatatatggtcgaacgaatactagatgagcgttttcgacggtggggacgaggcgaaagacatgagtttttagtcaaatacattggctggcaggaaccggaatggaacgatgcgaggaacatggaggataccatagcattggatgactgggaaacctacaaaacgatgaatgggattgttgtccaatcggccttgagtataccaaatgagccaccccacgccggggggcgatcgcggaggcgacgaggaaggggggtaatgtaa
- a CDS encoding uncharacterized protein (COG:S;~EggNog:ENOG410PMWZ) has protein sequence MAGLRGFVRTQVELAQVELEGLFLLHEEETREAVVPRLALVELADDPTNNRRGWNFLQDHRTRAALPTTGEQWLMDRVVATDWLRAEWVGVRPHDHQVMWHTTVVDAYLGQVDQFLERLLLLMHLTAGQPARATELLGIRHSNTVCGQHRNLFIEHGVVSLVTAYHKGYSMTGSTKIIHRYLPAEVSELVVYYLWLILPFARAVQALAHGTRQARSPLPVATGPQSGSGGMGQWPAAGGAPA, from the coding sequence ATGGCGGGCCTGCGGGGCTTCGTGCGCACCCAGGTGGAGCTGGCCCAGGTGGAGCTGGAGGGGCTGTTCCTGCTGCATGAGGAGGAGACCCGggaggcggtggtgccgCGCCTGGCCCTGGTGGAGCTGGCAGACGACCCGACCAACAACCGGCGTGGATGGAACTTCCTGCAGGACCACCGCACCCGTGCAGCGCTGCCCACCACAGGAGAGCAATGGCTGATGGACCGGGTGGTGGCCACCGACTGGCTGCGGGCTGAGTGGGTGGGGGTGCGGCCGCATGACCACCAGGTGATGTGGCACACCACCGTGGTGGATGCCTACCTGGGACAGGTGGACCAGTTCCTGGAGcggctgctcctgctgatgCACCTGACTGCTGGGCAGCCGGCGCGGGCcactgagctgctggggatCCGACACAGCAACACTGTGTGTGGCCAGCATCGCAATCTCTTCATCGAGCATGGGGTGGTCAGTCTGGTGACGGCATACCACAAGGGATACAGCATGACAGGGTCCaccaagatcatccatcgCTACCTCCCGGCGGAGGTCAGTGAGCTTGTGGTGTACTATCTATGGCTGATCCTGCCCTTTGCACGGGCAGTGCAGGCCCTGGCCCATGGCACCCGGCAGGCACGCTCCCCCCTTCCTGTGGCCACGGGGCCCCAATCTGGCAGCGGGGGCATGGGACAGTGGCCGGCTGCGGGGGGTGCTCCAGCGTGA